The Lolium perenne isolate Kyuss_39 chromosome 6, Kyuss_2.0, whole genome shotgun sequence genome segment AAATCGAATGTTACCATCATAGGATTAATTTCTGTAATTATTTTTTACCATAGCTTTTTTTCTGCCTTTTCCaatgttccatgttttcaaacaCCACTAGTAGAATAAGACATACATTTTTTCCCTATTATACAAGAGTGACACCAATTTGAACCAACTTTTCCGGGAAAAAACATCTGAACTAATTTTAACAATTTTTTTTGCAAACATTGGTTCAAAATTCTTTTAGGATGTATCATTACCTGCAAATTTATTACTTCTGTACAAATTTTCTTTGCTGACAAAACTACTTACAAACTTACTGTCATTTGCAGGAAACCTATAAATTCAAAGAAGCAATTGAGTACGCTTGTCATGGTTTTGAAGCAAGCTTGCAGATGCTAGTTCGAAATTTAGTTCACAGTGCAGAGAGTAGAAACAATCCAGAATTCACAGGTCACCAAATCAGCTCGCAAGAAACACTGACAAAAAATAAAGATTCAAAAGCCAACACACAGTTCAAGCAGACAACCACAAGGGGGTTTTCCAAGAAGCAACCATCAACAACACATGATGACAAGACCTTCAGGACGCATTCAGAGATCAATCAGAACAACAATTCTGTTTCTATGGGTACAGACGAGGGTTGTGCCAGCAAGTCAGTACCAGATGGACACATAGAAGGATTTGAAGAAGAGTTGAAACAACATATGGGTCCTGCTGATGGCATTACCAAACTAGCCAGTCCACAACCAGTAATCCTGCTGAAAGATGATGCCATTCCAACTATGAGTCCTGTTGAAGATGATGCAGTTAATGAGGAGAAAGAACATCTTGATGCCATTTCAGTGAAAGATGTTGAACAAGAAATCAACGAAGACCAAGGCATTCCACCCACAGTTACTGCTCAAGATGATGCAGGCATTCTGCTGGAAGTTGAAATACCAAACAGTGTGTACAAGAGCACAGTGGATCATGTCAACCATGTAGGATGCAGCAATGAAGATATAGGAAACTTATATTCTCTGGATGCACTTGTGGCAGAATATAAGCAGAAAAAGGGGGAAAATCAAGAAGATGTTAGTAAGATCGGGACACCAACCGTGAAGAATAACGACAGTTCCACCAATTCAGACAAGCTGACATCAAATCAAGTTGTGGATACTGGAATCTTGGAGCACAAAAATGTAACTTACAATGAACTATCCGGTGTGATGTTTGATGATCAAGATAGCTCAGTAAGCAGTGAAGAGAAAAAAAGGATAGAGTTCATGCACTGTGTGGGGTTCTCACACATTCACAAGTTAAGCATACCAATCCTTCAAGTTCCAGAGATATCTGACAGTGCGATTCAAGATAATACATCTCAACTAAGGAGCCAGATGTTTCAGGAATTGACAAACAAGCCAGCTCCAGAAGTACCTTCTGGATTGGAATCACTAATTGATGGAAGCAAAATAGATGATATGGATAAATTATTGTTAGACATGGTGCCAAAAGTAGAAGCAAACAAACAGAAAAAGGTCTCGTTCGCAGATGGACCAAGCAAGAAAATGAAGGAGGAATCAGATTCTGTAGTTCCATCTCCATCAAGATATAgaacaagatctgcttctcgcgaAGAAATGGCTTCAAGCCCACAGAGAAAGCAGGATATAGGTGAAGCCCAAGTAAAAACAGCAGCAAAAGGAAAAACATTGACGCCAAGAAAGACAACTCATCGCCAAGTATCAAGTCCAAGTGACAGCAATTCACGGAGACAAACAAGACTTTCAACACTGAGCACTATGGCAACAACAAAAACTGAAAACAAGAAAGATGTAACTCCAAGTTCATCTGGAATCAAAACTACAACCAGTAGCATCCCAAGTTCAGCAAATTTCGACCCAATGGGTAGGAAACTAAACTTCGACAGCACAGAATCTGAAAGGAGAATGCACGCAATGAGGATGGCTCCGGACCCACCACCTTTTGATCTAAGCACACCACCAGAAACCACTGATCAAGATGAATTAGTCATCAACGAAGCTAACAAAGAAGTGGAGATACAAGAAGCAGAAGCTATGGTTGCAGCACCAACCACCAAGAAAAAAACAGATGCATCAAGGAGCACTACACCTGTGGTTCATGAATATCAAAAGAGAAATGTCAAGATAGGACACTTAGCAAAATCTCCATTCGTCAACCTAGAATCCAAGAAAAACTACAGTGTTTCCAAGTCAGTGGAAACTTTGTACAACATGGTGTGTGAGCATGGATGGAAGACTAGCTCAACATCGAATAAAGAAATAGTCATTGATACAACAAATTACTATTGCAACCTCGGGCAGTTGGCAGATTCAGTTGCACCAGGGAAGATGTTGATAAATACAGTAGCTGAGATTggaattcacataatgacattggAGAACAAAAATCCTAAGAAATACATAATGCCACTACGTGTTGCTGTAAGTAAACAATCATCGGTTCTTTTTGTACTTTTACATTTTTTTCATGCACTTCTTTTTGTCCGCATTAATTATGCAGCATGTAATTCCTGCATCTCTTCTACAGAAATATCTCATTGATTCCCGATATGATTTAAAAGATGTTACAAGGTGTTTCGAGAACAGCCCAGCGAACAGACTTGATCACAAAGATATTGTAAGTTTGCTAACTTCTAAACTGATTTTGTTAACTGAATTTTTTATACACCAGATGTGCCTCCACAATAAACTGATTTTTTTAAACAAACATACAGACAATAACATCCTTCATCTAACAGGTTTGTTTCCCGACACTCGAGAAGTGGGCACGAACACCTACAAATGGTTCTGGACACTATTGGTTGGTTGTTCTTAATGTAAGTGCAGAAAGATTTGAGATAATTGACTCGTTATCATCAAGGAAAAAGGGGGAAGCTCTTATGATGGAAGCATGTCACATGCTCATAGCGGGAATCAAGGTTATGTGGAAAAGAGAGTACGCAAAATCAAAAGTGCAAATCGCGAACTGGCCAATAGAAGTTATTGACAGTCCTCGTCAAACAAACACGTAagattttcttgtttttggtacTTGACAAAGACAAAAAAAGTACACTGCTACATCAGGTTTTTTGGATATCTCAATATATGTTAACTATGTTGCTGATCCATATGATCTCCTAGGTACGATTGCGGTTTCTTTATGTTGAAGAACCTTGAGGAAAAACATGGAAGGATGGTTTCATCATTCACACAGAAGGACTTGCCAAACATCAGGAAACTATACACTGACAAATGGCTACGCACGGAGAACAAAGCACCTTGGGGCTTATATATCTAGCTATTCTTCTTGATGTTAAGGTAATGAAGCTGCTTCTCATCATTTTTCTAACAGAAAATTTTACTGATAAAGGACAATTGAGTCAAGCAATTACATATGGAGTTTCTCTGGAATTTTTCTTCTCATTTTTTACACAAAATAACATGCAACTTAACACTTAAATTCAAAGAAGATAAAATCTTACATAAACTCAGAACGTAAATTGCAACATTGATAAATAATATATTCAAATGGACTCTGAAACCATGTATCCATGTTAACATAAGAAACAAACTCTGAATCCATGTCTACATGTCTAAATCTTAATTAccaccaagccattttctgtttcCTATCACTGAAAAAATTGATGAAAAGGGAATTTCTCTGGATTTGCCAATCTTACTGGACAATTCCTTGCATCATGATCTATTTCACCACAAACACTACAAGTAGTTGGGTTAGGCTTCTTTAGCTGGAGTCCACCTTTCTTCCTTTTACTGCATGGTCTTCCTTTAGCTGCAGTAACAGGGGGGTCTTTTGCTTTCTTGTTTCTGTTTCTAGATTGAGAAACATCTTCATCCATTCTTCCCTCAAAGGGAGAAGAATCTGAAATATCTTCAGTTGCAACTGACTTGTTTTTCCTCCTCTTCAGTGCATCTGCATTAGCTTTCTTCAAAGCAGCTAGTTCTTTGCTCATTGCAATCATGTGCTTGTCTGCTATTTCTTTTGTTTTCTCAGAAACTGCCAATCCAACCGCGAGTTTTGAAAAATCATTGCAAAGATTTCCATACCGTAGTAACCTCATGTATTTTCTAGACATTTTCTCTGTTTTTCTCTGTACTGGCTCGACAATGGATGGAACAATATCAGGAGGGGGTAGGGACCACCTAGGTAGAATGTAGTGCTCAGGTATCTCTCGCACTTCACCAATGTAAGACATTACTTTCATAATGTGGCAACAAAGAGTTCCATCCTTGTAAAACTTGCAGCACTGGCAGTTGTACATGAGATTTTCAAGATCAACGTCAACCACATAGGTTCTTCTGCCATAACCATATACAGTACCTTGCACTGGGAAAACCTCAAACACACCACCACCACAGTCCCTAGCATTGTAGGATGTTATCTTCCGCAACTCCAGCTGGAAAATGTTGTAGATGGGTAGAGTGTAGGTCTGCAAAATTTGATCCTCCATTGGAAAATCTCCCCACAACCTGACAACTTTGTCCATTCCCATGAAATCATGCCCATCCTCAGCACAATCAATCTTCTCTTGTAATTTCATATACTGCTTGAAGAAATTAAGTAGGCTTTCGCGTGGGCTTATGTACTGCTTCAAAACAGCATTAAACCCTTCACTGCGAGCTGTTGTTTGCAAGAATGGGAAAAATCGCTTCATGAAATAAGCAGGAACAAAACATTTCCTTAGATCATAGATGTCCTTGAAATGATCATTATCAACAACATCATGTTTTTGGATCATCTCAGCCCATCTAGTTTCAAATTCTTCTTCAGTAACACTATAGACAATAACATCATTGAAATCTCTTCTCGAGTCTTCTCTTTTGGCTACCATAGGACCAATTTTTTCCTGAACCTTCTGCATGATATGCCATCTACAGTTCCGGTGAATGGTGTCAGGGAACACCATTTCAATTGTAGTCCTCGTAGCTACATCCTGGTCAGTAATGATGTTCAGAGGGTGCAAACCATCCATTGCTACTAAGAATGTCCGGAATAGCCACTCAAAGTTCGCAACCTTCTCATTCCTCAGGAAACCACAACCAAGCTGTATGGACTGACCATATCTATTGATTCCAATGAATGGTGCGCAAGGCATGTTATACTGATTAGTCATGAAGGTTGTGTCAAACGATATGCAATCATTGTACAGCTTGTACACATCTCTGGCTGCACCATCAACCCAAAAGATGTTCTCAACCCTGTTGTCATCGTCTAGCTTGTAGTCATAATAAAACCTAGGATCATCCTCTTTTAGCTTCTCAAAGTATTTCAACAACTCAGGGATGTCTTTGATTTTCCCCTCTTCACTATGTTGGGCTCTGTAATTGCTAATGGTTTTAGTACTGTAAGGTACATTCTGCTTGCTTCCATATAATTCCGCCATGATTTGCATAATCCTTCCCGAACTGAGATTTACATTACTTAGCAAATCAATGaacttcttctcttcttttggaATTTTGTTGTGCGATCTCAAGAATTTTTTCAGAGCAAATTTCTCAACAAATTCATGCGTATGCTCCTCGACAAACTGAGTAACTTCCCATCTGGCACCAGATCTTTTAATCCTCATTTTCGCCTTGCAATCTGCCAATTTTGTGATAGCTCGGTTTCTAATCTTGACAGGAGTAGGTGGTAATGAATTGTTCCCCGTTTTGTTGCAAACAAACAAGCATTTGTCTTTCTCTCCATCTTTTGTAGACTTCCTAGATGATTCAATCCTAACGGAGAAGCCAACATGATGCGCATACCTATTGTAATGTGACAGAGCAGCTTCCCAGGTGTCAAATTTCATGCCAAGAAATGGTGTCTTGGGGGAAAACCCTTCTGGTGTTGACTGAACTTCACCTTCCTCACCACTGTCCTCACTTGGTAAAGTCACACCTATCTGGAAACCTGATCCGGCGTTAGTGCCTCTGTCCGAAGTGTCCTTCGGGTCGACTTGTGCATCACTACTCTGACCAGCCGAATAAGGTCCAAATGGCCCAGTTGCATCAACATTTTCCCAATTAGGACCACCATGAGATGTTCCTGCAGCATTGCTATTACTCCCAGGAACAAAACCTTGGTCAGGAGTGCCTTCCCAAACCGGAGGAGCATGAGATGATCCAGCTTCATTGTCATTGCTTCCAGGAGCAAAATCTTGGTCAGCTGGCTCGTTCAGATCAATTCCGAACCAGAAATCAAACCCTCTCGGCATCTGCAACAGTTGCACAGAGTTATAAGAAGAAAATTATACAGTTGAATAACTAAATGAACAAGAATTTCTTGTTTCACATCGCAATTTAATTGCTGTTTTTATGGATGTTGTTCAACATAATTTCACTTCATGTACTAACTAACTACATTTTTTTGCCCTAGGGTACTGAAGTGATTGGTTGAAGATCATGAAAAGACAATTTTTATGGCTGAAGATCATGAAAACATCCAGGTGCAGGTACTGAGAATAGTTAACACCAAAAACAAGGATCAAGTAGGACCTGAACAATGCATCTCAGATGTTATTACTGCTGTACCCGCAGTTTTGTACATTATGTGTGGAACATGGTGATGTAAGTAGTAAGGCATGCATGCTACTACCTAGTATCTTAAGTAGTATCGTCCGGTATCATCCAAAAACTGTTGCAAATGCCGTTACTTTTggatcaaaataaatccatcagctGTTACTATCTAGATGATTTTCCTGTTTGATACATCTTCAGCAAATTACTTTTTGAATCTAATGCATGAACTGAATCAGCTGATGAGTTTTCTCCATATGCATAACATAATTTCTTTTGTTGCTTCTAGATTTCTCCATATGCAACATCATAACTGAAATATAACTGGATGTTGTCATGTTTAAGATTGGCATGATGCTTTTAAAGAGAAAAATGATGTTACTTCTACTGTTTTTGATGTATCTACTGAAAATTACCAATTTTTATGAACACCAACTAATGCAGAAACTTCAGTGTCAATTACATTGCTTTTTTTTTCATCATGCTGCTCAGGATAGGAAACTATCTTTTTGAGCAAACTACTGGATACTTTTCCTGAGATGTGTGTTATTTCATCATTGTCAAGAAAACATAGAAAACATTGCAGAAAAGTAATTTTCCTAAGATGTTTAGCATATGTAGTGAAGATGTCTTTTTTATACTCATTTTTCCCTGATACTTTCTTTTGACATATGTACAAAATCATGTGCATAACTGGATTATACTGCCTGAACTTTTTTATAGATGTAAACAGTTCAAGTATATATAACCTGGTTCAGTGCATGTAAGCAGGATGTAAACAATTCCATTAGATGTAAGCAAGTTCAGTACATGTAAGCAACATGGATCAGCAAAGGTAAGCAAAATTTCTGGGGGTAGATGTTAGCAGGACTTTTGGGGTAGATGTAAAGGAAAAGAGGTTATTCCTTTCTCATGTAGAGGTTAGCTGGTACCTGATTTTCTTGCTGGCTGACGGGATGTTGTTGAAATCCCTGAAAGAGTAGCCAGATCAAGATTGCTGGACAGTGTTCTGCTGAGTTTTGCTGTGCAGTTTCTGGTTCAAATCCTTGAAACAGTCGCCAGATCGAGATCCCTGATGGGATGTTTGTTCTAATCCTGGAGGATGTTGATTCTACTCTTCAGATTTGGATCTGGTGGTAGATGTAACTGGATCTGATTTCAGGGAGCAGGGAGGAAGAAGAACGTACGACAGAGAGGGGAAAGTTTCACGTTTTTGGTGCTGTGGATGAATTCGGGACGAGTTGGTCCCCCTTTTTTGACGATTGGCTGATGCCAACCTGTGTTCACACGGGACAGCACGTGGTGGTCCACGTTTTTGCTTTTTCAGGAAGTCATTACTGTTCAAAAAAGAAAAGTTTGGTTGACCTGGCTGTAACTTAAAACTAGGCTGACCTGAACGTAGTCGCGTCCTTGATAGAATAGTGTCGGGAAGCCATTAGGACCTGGCTTTTTAGTGGGTCCCATCTGAAAAAGTGTTGCCTTGGTATCCTCGTTCAAGTATGGTTTAGTGGGTTAAACATTCATCTCAACCGAGATTTTTTTTTTGGGTAACATCAATAACAACAACATCGTCAAAGGTTTCCGAGGAAAATAAATCACCACTAAAACTTCCGCCATTACTTTGATGCTAGGGAGATCATCACAACGGGTACCATTATCAGTGAGAAGACCACGAGTCTGTACGCCGCCTAGCAAAAGCATGAGCATGAAAAACTACCATATTTTGTTCCCCCTCCTTGAGCCAGTCAACCCTAGACCGTTGTCATGCAATGTTTTTCTCGTGCTCAAATAGTTCACAGAGACGACGCTCAGCCTTGCTTGCAATCAGGTCATTACAGTTGACCGAGACTAAAGACAAAGTGCTTTGCGTGATGTGGCCGATCCCCCGCCTCCGCCGGCCGCTTCGGCGGCGGGAGGTTGGGGAATCACCGGATCCCGACGTGTATATAGCGTAGGTTCAAGTGGGTGGTTTGCCGACGGTGCGGAGGAGACGATGGCGCGGTCGGTGTGGCCTTTTGTGGGGGCGGACATCTTCTCTGATGGCGGTGCTCTGCGGGGCGTGGCCGCGGATCTGCCTCCTCTTGGCGCTCGCGGCTCGGTGGAGCTGTGGGGTGCCTCTTCCCCGTCCCGGAGGTCGTGGAGCGGCGGCTCCGATGTGAAGCTTTTGAAGGTGAAGGTGGTTGTGAATCAGATCGAGGACGATGGCGACGAGGCGAGGTGGAGGCTCTTTCGAGCCGAGATCTGTGACTTCCCGTCCGCCTTGGGTCTCCGTCCGTGTCCAAGGCAACTGTGGAGGAGCGGCGTGTCGCGGTACGTCTCCTTTGTCGACGGTGTCTTCAAGATCCTGCAGGACTTGGGtgtattttttcttttgtttctcAGGGTATGTTCTGTTTGATCTCTGGTTCTATATCACTTGATCTTTCCCGCAAAAAAATAGTGCTTTCAGCTTACGCTAGAGATGCTTGATCCGCACCCAGCCGAAGCTCCCAAAACCCCACTTATGTAACTTGGTGGCCACCATGGAGATTGTCCCTCGTCGAAACTACTTATTTCTATATTAATTGAGCAAATTATAtattactacctccgtttcaaggaataagacgCCCTCGTTTTACGAGTTTTTTTTACCAAGAATTGCTTCAAATAGATAAAGATTGTTTAcatgaaattagtatcattaaaaagtgcttttcaatacgaatccaacaatactatatacatataatataatcaagattttgttgctcaatttttatggtcaaagttcgcctTGAAATACGTGTGCGTCTTATTCCTTGAAACAGAGGTAGTATGATATTTATTTTCACCAATAGCTTCTTATGTACTACATGTGTATATACATATGTTTCTCTAGAGCCGGAACAAAATTATATGAGTGACTCGTTCATATGACTGTGCAAAATATGAGTAGATGTGTGGTGAATAATACATCTATTGAATTTACGATCTCTCGGGGCGGAAGGGGCGCGGCCGGAGTGGTTTTTGCAGGTGGTGGTGCTTCCCCTCGTCGGCGGCGCTCCGAGGAGCTCTGGCGTCGAGCTACCGCCTTCGTCGAACCTGCGGGTCTGGAGATCTGCCAGGTTTGACTTCCCCGTCGCTGGATTCCGTGGGACGGCGGGTCCGAGAGATGCGGATTCTCATCGGCGTGACGACGACGGCGGCTTCTGGCGTAGATCCTACGGGATCGGTGTTCGGCGACTTCCCGCTGGCTCGGGGATGCTCCTGATCCAAGGCATCGTGAGGAGTTTGAGCAGCGGCGCGCCACCGACAGCGTTGCGTCGTCTCCGGCGTGGTCGAGTTGCTCAGGGGCTGGGCTgtaattttttttgtttcttctgAGGGCCTCTTTGTAACTTGCTCGATGTAATATCTGTGTCTTTCACCGCAAAAAAAAGTATGTATGAGGGGATAAATGGAAGTGTTGCGAATCGAAGGAGAGCTGCTTGCAGAATGATATAGTTATGTGACGGCGTCGTCCACTAATGAATACTCGTAACCTTGGAAGATACATGAGGGACGGTGATAATCTACACAAGTGGGAAGGCCCTAGAGAAATCGTGGCATTGAGAAatgttggagtttttttttttttttggtaagaGGATACCAGTCGGAGTAGAGAAATGGTAGGTTGCAGCTTAGGATGTGCATATATTTTACTTCGTGGGCCAAGTTAATTGACGAATGGAGTAAAATTATTGTAAACTGGTGGGTCTGAAGAGTAAACAAATCTTATCCGGATCTCTAGCTCTTGGGGGCCCACGACGAGCAGCACTCTACTAGTCTACTTGTCTACTTGTCAAGTACTAGTCCACTTGTCAATCTAGAGTGGCTCCACGGACCACGGTATCCTGGGCATCCATAATTGCATATCAATGGTCGTTCATGGCTAACTTTGAGTTTGAGGGAACAACCACGACGCCAGCTGGAAGCCTACAAGTGGGCACAACACCGTGTTCATGAACGATTCTGACCGTTGTGCCTTCATGTTGTAGATGCTGCAGGAGAACCGCTCCTTTCCCAAATAGAAGTCCTCATCGTGACTGTGTGGAATAAGATATGGTTCCCCATGTAAGTGGTGTACTTGTGGGGGATATGGACGGACCGGGAGCACCAACGCCCAAGGAAGAGCATCTGATCgtctcaagtggctagtgcatatgtggattgcctagccctttctattagttcggacttttggttcaagtggctagtgcatgaagcttaacatggtatcagagccccaggtctcaagttcaaatcctggctttcacatggtttcgcaattaagcctaaaaattgctgttgcccccctctgccaccgctgtttcggtgtgctcttcttctttcacgtgttgactttctcttctcccgtcacacgcgagtgggggtgttgtgaagtgtatatgtggattgcctagccctttccattagttcggacttttggttcaagtggctagtgcatgaagcttaacactaTGCTCCTCTTAATCTTCCATCGCGACTTCTCAAAGTCAGCTACAAACACATTGAATTTGGTCGACATCTCTGTGTCCAATCCACTCAACAGAGGCCAGAGAGGTTCGGCTACTTTGTTGGGGTCCACCCTCTGGATCACCAGCAACGCACCGCCGGATTCCACGAGGTAGCAGTTAGGAGGTTTGAGGCGGCCTAGGTTCTCGATGGCGCGGTCAACCCGAGACACAGACGGATCAGCGGTGCCCTGGTCTACACAAAGGGAGAAGAGGCCGTGGTTATAGCTGAGAACATAGAGCTTGCCTCGATAAAATATAATGTCTTTGACTATTGTTAGCTGTTGATCGCCGCTTGCCACCAACGCCCAGGAGGCTGCCCCTGGTCTGCATAGGAATATCCTGGGATGACCTTTCTCGCCGGCGATTGCGGCGACAAGGTTATTACCTCGGCACACCACTAGCTTCCACATCGATGGCAGCCCGGGGAGCACCATGGTGGTAATAGTGGAGAAAGGGCTCACAAGAGTCATGGCACCGTCATGGCGCTGGAACACGAGCCACTCGCCGCAGGAGCTCTGCGCGTGAGTCCTTCTATGGCCGCTGAGGTTGATCGGAGGCAGCGGCTGGAACGCTGAGCCGGGCAAGCTGTAGAAGGTCCGGTCAGGTAGCGCGATCCAAGGAAACTGTGGGGGCAGGACAGTGTCGGCCGAGCGCCACTCGCAGCATACAGCGCCAAAGCGAACGCGATCGACATGGCTAGGGCCTAGGGAGGCGGCGGAGCACGACGCCCGCGAGATCCCCCGGGAGGCTAGACCAGGATCTCTCCTTGTCTTGTACAACATGTCGGCGTCGCACGCGACTACGTGACAGCTTACGTGCGTTCGTCATCGATCCGATGTCGCGGTAACAGAGGCAAAACCCTGGCTTCCCGATCCGAACCCTAAATCCAGTATATACGAACAACACCCAACTCGCAGCCCAGCCCAGCCCACTCTGCACCAACACGGCCCACTGGAGCTCCTTCCAAAATTAGGAAGTCCAATACAGCCCGCCCAGCAAATGGACTGCCGATGGCGACGGCCAACCAAAGGTGGGGAAAAAGGTTCACAGGAGTAGTCTCTACTCAGACCGTGCGCCGAGCCCGGGGGGATCGGGAtcggcggcgagggcggcggcggcggcgcgcgacgGGGAGGCGAGGCGGGCGCACGCGGCGATGGTGGGGGCGCAGTTCATCAACGCGGGGTACCACGTCGTCGCGAAGCAGGCGCTCAACGTCGGCGTCAATCGTGTCGTCTTCTGCGTCTTCCGCGACCTCCTCGCCCTCTCCGTCCTCGTCCCCATCGCCTTCTTCCGCCACCGCGGCTCGCCCGCCCAGGCGCGGCCGCCGCCGGTCACGCGGCGCCTTctcctctccttcttcctcctcgggcTCACGGGGTAAGCCATCCACCCGCTCGCTCGCTCGGCGTCAGACAGACTGATCGGCTGAAGCAATGCCGCTTCCCTGCTTACGAATTTCGTTCTGTGACGCGTCTGTGTGTTCAGTCCCACTGGCAACATCATATGTGGCACGAGACATCAGCGCGCCTGTCCAACACCATGTGCGTCGGAGCCGGCAAGGAGTTATCGACAGTTTTATTCGGCTCCAAATTTTGCCTGACACATTATTGGGTGCGCTGATATGAGTCAAAATATGACAGGCCCTAGGTCGAGGGCGctattttttcgaaatggggaaataTTTcctcagcttctgcatccaaaggatgcacacgacttttttattagattattcacgaaatcttacaagaaacaatacaaaagatcaatctcgaagcaaccttactatacctacagtgggatgaagagggtgacaatacaccaactcacatcatccaaaactaaatgccttcccaaaccgcccaatagcaggtgagaatcACATCCAgacaagcagactctcagcgcacgccaacgcacacgccacaggagttgctcccgccgtcttcctcgactccatcttcaagagatatcatcgcattaaccttgcaagacctgccgtcgatgccaccatgacgccagacggctccaccatcctgcatgtatacatcatcccgcatctgtcgtcgataccctgcagcaccacGCCGCTGAGACTCAGCGCCAATAatatggtagatgaacaccactccaccgaaatccgccaacatccagcagctgctccaaaaatgatgccccaagaggtagaatgACGCAGGCCGCGCCGCCATCGTCGGATCCGGGAGGcctggacctagggtttcccccggagcagcacgagcgagaaaaccgcagactgcgacgacgatgccttcaagaaggtagcagtgcgacacgtcgccatcgtccgccaaccaaggtcggagcacggttttcaccggcagccgcgcatccccaACT includes the following:
- the LOC139832592 gene encoding uncharacterized protein — its product is MLYKTRRDPGLASRGISRASCSAASLGPSHVDRVRFGAVCCEWRSADTVLPPQFPWIALPDRTFYSLPGSAFQPLPPINLSGHRRTHAQSSCGEWLVFQRHDGAMTLVSPFSTITTMVLPGLPSMWKLVVCRGNNLVAAIAGEKGHPRIFLCRPGAASWALVASGDQQLTIVKDIIFYRGKLYVLSYNHGLFSLCVDQGTADPSVSRVDRAIENLGRLKPPNCYLVESGGALLVIQRVDPNKVAEPLWPLLSGLDTEMSTKFNVFVADFEKSRWKIKRSIVLSFMH